A genomic window from Pungitius pungitius chromosome 12, fPunPun2.1, whole genome shotgun sequence includes:
- the LOC119220242 gene encoding collagen alpha-1(I) chain: MFSFVDLRLALLLGAAVLLVRAQGEDDRTGGSCTLDGQVFADRDVWKPEPCQLCVCDNGAVMCDEVICEDTTDCPNPFIPHDECCPICPNDGFQEPQVEGPVGERGPKGDRGPAGPAGKDGRPGLPGRPGLPGPPGPPGLGGNFSPQMSGGYEEKSPNIGVPGPMGPMGGRGSPGPPGVSGPQGFNGPPGEPGEAGPAGAMGPRGAPGPPGKNGEDGESGKPGRGGERGPSGPQGARGFPGTPGLPGIKGHRGFSGLDGAKGDTGPSGPKGETGASGENGTPGAMGPRGLPGERGRNGATGAAGARGNDGAAGAAGPPGPTGPAGPAGFPGGPGSKGDAGPQGARGSEGPAGSRGEPGNPGPAGPAGPSGNPGTDGSAGAKGTPGAAGVAGAPGFPGPRGPPGPQGAAGAPGAKGNTGDLGSPGAKGEAGAKGEAGAPGVQGAPGPSGEEGKRGSRGEPGAAGARGAPGERGAPGGRGFPGSDGPAGLKGANGERGAPGPVGPKGSIGESGRNGEPGLQGAKGMTGSPGSPGPDGKLGPAGATGQDGRPGPPGAVGARGQPGVMGFPGPKGAAGEGGKPGERGAMGPTGATGAPGKDGDAGAPGPAGPAGPSGERGEQGPGGPPGFQGLPGPQGAIGESGKSGEQGVPGEAGAPGPVGNRGDRGFPGERGAPGAVGPAGARGSVGSPGNEGAKGDSGAPGAPGAQGPPGLQGMPGERGAAGLPGLRGDRGEQGGKGVDGAPGKDGPRGLTGPIGLPGPAGATGDKGEPGPVGIPGPPGPRGGSGERGESGPPGPAGFAGPPGADGQPGAKGESGDNGAKGDAGPPGASGPTGGPGPQGPTGNSGPKGTRGAAGPPGATGFPGAAGRVGPPGPSGNAGPPGPSGPSGKEGPKGNRGETGPAGRPGEMGAAGAPGPAGEKGSAGNDGPVGAPGFPGGKGLVGPRGIVGLPGQRGERGFSGMPGPAGESGKPGPSGPSGERGPSGPMGPTGQPGPAGEPGREGSPGNEGSAGRDGAAGPKGDRGESGHAGATGAPGPSGAPGPVGPAGKNGERGETGPSGPAGAAGPAGPRGPAGALGLRGDKGETGEAGERGMKGHRGFTGLQGPPGPAGSSGEQGPAGSAGPAGPRGPSGSAGAVGKDGMTGMPGPTGPPGPRGRSGEMGPSGPPGPPGPPGAPGAPAGGFDLGFISQHQEKAPDPLRMFRADDANVLRDRDLEVDGTLKSLSQQIEQIRSPDGTRKNPARTCRDLKMCNPDWKSGEYWIDPDQGCTLDAIKVYCNMETGETCVTPTQPEVAKKNWYMSKNIKEKKHVWFGEAMNDGFQFEYGSEGSNPQDVNIQLTFLRLMSTEATQNITYHCKNSVAYMDATVGNLKKAMLLQGSNEIEIRAEGNSRFTYSVLEDGCTSHTGTWGKTVIDYKTSKTSRLPIIDIAPMDVGAPDQEFGLEVGPVCFL; the protein is encoded by the exons gcttCCAGGAGCCCCAGGTTGAG GGACCCGTGGGAGAACGGGGACCAAAGGGAGATAGG GGTCCTGCTGGTCCCGCTGGTAAGGATGGTAGGCCCGGCCTGCCCGGTAGGCCCGGTCTTCCTGGCCCCCCAGGACCCCCCGGCCTCGGTGGA aaCTTCTCCCCTCAGATGTCTGGTGGTTATGAGGAAAAATCTCCTAACATTGGTGTGCCTGGACCAAtg ggcCCCATGGGAGGCCGTGGATCACCTGGACCTCCCGGTGTTAGC GGACCTCAGGGATTCAATGGCCCACCTGGTGAGCCTGGAGAGGCCGGACCCGCT gGTGCCATGGGTCCTCGTGGTGCCCCCGGCCCACCTGGAAAGAACGGAGAGGAT GGTGAGTCTGGTAAACCTGGTCGTGGTGGTGAGCGCGGACCTTCCGGCCCACAG GGAGCTCGTGGTTTCCCAGGAACCCCCGGTCTGCCCGGCATCAAGGGACACAGA GGATTCAGTGGTCTGGATGGTGCTAAGGGAGACACTGGCCCCTCTGGTCCTAAG GGAGAGACTGGAGCTTCCGGTGAGAATGGAACTCCTGGTGCTATG GGACCTCGTGGTTTGCCCGGCGAGAGAGGCCGCAATGGTGCTACTGGAGCAGCT GGAGCTCGTGGTAAcgatggtgctgctggtgctgccgGACCTCCC GGACCCACTGGTCCCGCTGGACCTGCCGGATTCCCCGGTGGCCCTGGATCCAAG GGTGATGCTGGACCTCAGGGTGCTCGTGGGTCCGAAGGCCCCGCTGGATCCCGAGGCGAGCCCGGTAACCCCGGACCTGCTGGCCCCGCAGGACCCTCT GGAAACCCCGGAACTGATGGAAGTGCTGGAGCTAAGGGAACCCCT GGTGCTGCTGGAGTTGCCGGAGCTCCCGGTTTCCCTGGACCACGTGGACCCCCAGGACCTCAGGGTGCTGCCGGTGCCCCCGGAGCCAAGGGTAACACT GGAGACCTCGGTTCCCCAGGCGCCAAGGGAGAGGCCGGTGCCAAGGGAGAGGCT GGTGCTCCAGGTGTTCAAGGAGCCCCCGGACCATCTGGTGAGGAAGGCAAGAGAGGATCCAGAGGAGAGCCTGGTGCTGCAGGAGCCCGTGGAGCTCCTGGAGAGCGA GGTGCCCCTGGTGGTCGTGGATTCCCTGGTTCTGATGGCCCTGCTGGACTCAAA GGTGCCAATGGTGAGCGTGGTGCACCCGGTCCTGTTGGACCTAAAGGTTCAATCGGTGAGTCTGGCCGCAATGGTGAGCCTGGTCTGCAAGGAGCCAAG GGTATGACTGGTAGCCCTGGCAGCCCTGGACCTGATGGCAAGTTGGGACCTGCT GGAGCAACTGGACAAGATGGCCGCCCCGGACCTCCTGGCGCCGTTGGAGCTAGAGGCCAGCCTGGAGTCATGGGATTCCCCGGACCCAAGGGAGCTGCT GGTGAAGGTGGAAAGCCTGGCGAGAGAGGAGCAATGGGACCCACTGGCGCAACT GGTGCCCCCGGAAAGGACGGTGATGCTGGTGCTCCAGGACCCGCTGGACCTGCT GGTCCTTCTGGTGAGAGAGGAGAACAGGGACCTGGTGGACCTCCCGGATTCCAAGGTCTCCCAGGACCCCAGGGTGCCATTGGTGAGAGTGGCAAGTCCGGAGAGCAG GGTGTGCCCGGTGAAGCTGGAGCCCCAGGACCTGTTGGAAATAGA GGTGACAGAGGATTCCCCGGTGAGCGTGGTGCACCTGGTGCTGTTGGGCCTGCTGGTGCTCGTGGATCTGTCGGATCTCCTGGAAACGAGGGTGCCAAG GGAGATTCTGGCGCCCCCGGTGCTCCCGGAGCCCAGGGTCCTCCTGGACTGCAGGGAATGCCTGGTGAGCGTGGAGCTGCTGGTCTTCCAGGACTGAGGGGAGATAGA GGTGAGCAAGGAGGCAAGGGTGTTGATGGAGCTCCTGGTAAGGATGGCCCCCGCGGTTTGACTGGACCTATTGGACTGCCCGGACCCGCTGGTGCCACCGGAGACAAGGGAGAGCCTGGCCCTGTCGGAATTCCCGGACCTCCTGGACCTCGCGGAGGATCT GGTGAGCGTGGAGAGTCTGGACCACCTGGACCTGCTGGATTTGCTGGTCCTCCT GGTGCTGATGGACAGCCTGGTGCTAAGGGAGAGTCCGGAGATAATGGTGCTAAGGGAGATGCAGGTCCCCCTGGTGCTTCTGGACCAACTGGTGGTCCTGGACCTCAG GGTCCCACTGGTAACAGTGGCCCTAAGGGAACCCGCGGAGCCGCTGGTCCACCT GGTGCTACTGGCTTCCCTGGTGCTGCTGGCAGAGTCGGACCTCCTGGCCCCTCT GGCAACGCCGGACCACCTGGACCCTCCGGACCATCTGGCAAAGAAGGACCCAAAGGAAACCGTGGTGAGACTGGACCCGCTGGTCGCCCTGGCGAGATGGGTGCTGCTGGAGCACCAGGACCTGCTGGAGAGAAGGGTTCCGCTGGAAACGACGGACCTGTC GGAGCTCCCGGGTTTCCAGGAGGTAAAGGTTTGGTCGGGCCACGTGGTATTGTCGGTCTGCCTGGACAAAGAGGCGAGAGAGGTTTCTCTGGAATGCCCGGACCTGCC GGAGAAAGTGGAAAGCCTGGACCTTCTGGCCCCAGTGGTGAGCGCGGACCTTCCGGACCCATGGGTCCAACTGGACAGCCTGGACCCGCTGGTGAGCCTGGACGTGAG GGAAGCCCCGGAAATGAGGGATCAGCTGGTCGCGATGGAGCTGCTGGACCCAAG GGAGATCGCGGCGAGAGCGGACATGCTGGAGCTACTGGTGCCCCTGGGCCCTCTGGTGCACCCGGACCTGTTGGACCCGCTGGAAAGAACGGTGAACGCGGAGAGACT GGACCTAGTGGCCCCGCTGGCGCTGCTGGCCCTGCTGGACCTCGTGGCCCTGCA GGAGCTCTTGGACTTCGTGGAGACAAGGGAGAAACTGGCGAGGCTGGAGAGAGAGGCATGAAGGGACACAGAGGATTCACTGGCTTGCAGGGACCTCCTGGCCCAGCC GGATCTTCTGGAGAGCAAGGACCTGCTGGTTCTGCTGGACCCGCTGGACCTAGA GGGCCATCTGgatctgctggagctgttggtAAGGACGGTATGACTGGCATGCCTGGACCCACTGGGCCTCCTGGACCTCGTGGACGTTCTGGAGAGATGGGACCTTCT GGTCCACCAGGACCTCCTGGACCTCCCGGAGCACCAGGTGCCCCCGCTGGCGGATTTGACCTTGGATTCATTTCCCAGCATCAGGAGAAGGCCCCTGATCCGTTACGTATGTTCCGCGCTGATGACGCCAATGTTCTCCGTGACCGCGACCTTGAGGTGGATGGAACCCTGAAGAGCCTGAGCCAGCAAATCGAGCAGATCCGCAGCCCCGACGGAACCCGCAAGAACCCCGCCAGAACCTGCCGTGACCTGAAGATGTGCAACCCCGACTGGAAGAGCG GCGAGTACTGGATCGACCCCGACCAGGGCTGCACTCTTGATGCCATCAAAGTCTACTGCAACATGGAGACCGGAGAGACCTGCGTAACCCCAACACAGCCCGAGGTTGCCAAGAAGAACTGGTACATGAGCAagaacatcaaggagaagaagCACGTCTGGTTCGGAGAGGCAATGAACGACGGCTTCCAG TTTGAGTACGGAAGCGAGGGTTCCAACCCACAGGACGTCAACATCCAGCTGACCTTCCTGCGTCTCATGTCCACTGAAGCAACCCAGAACATCACCTACCACTGCAAGAACAGCGTCGCCTACATGGACGCAACCGTCGGCAACCTCAAGAAGGCCATGCTCCTCCAGGGCTCCAACGAGATCGAGATCAGAGCCGAGGGCAACAGCCGCTTTACCTACAGCGTCCTGGAAGACGGATGCACG tCACACACCGGTACATGGGGCAAGACAGTCATCGACTACAAGACATCGAAAACATCTCGCCTGCCCATCATTGATATCGCTCCTATGGACGTTGGTGCTCCAGATCAAGAGTTTGGCCTTGAAGTTGGACCCGTCTGTTTCttgtaa